Proteins from one Capricornis sumatraensis isolate serow.1 chromosome 2, serow.2, whole genome shotgun sequence genomic window:
- the KANK4 gene encoding KN motif and ankyrin repeat domain-containing protein 4 isoform X1, producing the protein MEKTDAKDQSSQGDEEKDPPKSHPYSVETPYGFHLDLDFLKYVDDIEKGNTIKRIPIHRRAKQAKFSTLPRNFSLPDSGARPHAVLSHRNWSPMVSRKVLGTEARAQPLPLGDHPQAPQAASGSELSYHRKALLMETARQLEAAAAPGEAELTSGSGRPQLLRASSMPATLLQTRASEDPSLNSGPPTPPVLPQLQGEGVVCDGAFGPAEGFAGFSNSTPRAATHPEVRESGDLVPGIAELIQEGPEPPESEEAPNHLSFPSPPFSSQNALVVPEEAEDRQESRGAQVVVTSPSSPTPSPPPLPSPIPENELPLEEIELNISEIPPPPPVEVDVRSIGIRVTEESLGLASLDPGSISSLKQQISDLEGELSGRTEELAQVRAALQRQEEEIKARGQRIQELECTVAQLVEKLNGGNTKDAQGQTDAMVGTDPLQGLLTRQSCDKSIGVSFLGSVGSGSWGARGEGNGPLWGRESHTRGDGSPAGLVSPPQPSMPQGSETVLMPSSHSCLSTELRIEEGGSEQAGGSSVGIKGLDRGVGGSPGSAERKAPPAGREEAGPELSGKERPGRPPGSPTDATIGQYVKKIQELLQEQWSCLEHGYPELARAIKQPASKLSSIQSQLQSSLNLLLSAYSAQAPPQKEPPGPSSSPPMEISPSTSLKSIMKKKDYGFRAGGNGTKKNLQFVGVNGGYETTSSEETSGEDSSPEDLSDSEAEKKCDGPEPSQGKDAHLSCRVGQGTHEGTHDTDQETGPGEELPHPKTERYKPSEEFLNACRALSQHLPETGTTTDQLLKQSLNTISQEWFRISSRKSSSPAVVAAYLRGVQPHSPHLLKLLVNLADGNGNTALHYSVSHSNFSIVKLLLETGVCNVDHQNKAGYTAVMITPLASAETDEDMAVVWKLLREGNVNIQATQGGQTALMLGVSHDRGDMVQALLSCQADVNLQDHDGSSALMLACCHGNTDMVRLLLAHPACDSSLTDKAGQTALSIALKSPAHVEIAGLLRAHSKQGRPLGP; encoded by the exons CCAAAGACCAGTCCTCTCAGGGGGATGAGGAGAAAGACCCTCCAAAGAGCCACCCCTACTCGGTGGAGACCCCATATGGCTTCCATTTGGACCTGGACTTCCTCAAGTATGTGGATGACATCGAGAAGGGAAACACCATCAAAAGGATTCCTATCCACAGAAGGGCCAAGCAGGCCAAGTTCAGCACTTTGCCCCGAAACTTCAGCCTTCCCGACAGCGGGGCTCGCCCCCATGCTGTTCTTTCCCACCGGAACTGGTCCCCCATGGTGTCTAGGAAAGTGTTGGGGACAGAGGCCCGAGCCCAGCCACTGCCCCTCGGGGATCACCCCCAAGCCCCACAAGCCGCCAGCGGCAGTGAGCTGAGCTACCACCGGAAGGCCCTGCTGATGGAGACGGCCAGACAgctggaggctgctgctgctcccgGGGAGGCTGAGCTCACCTCTGGGAGTGGACGGCCCCAGCTTCTGAGAGCATCCAGCATGCCGGCCACGCTGCTGCAAACCAGGGCCTCGGAGGACCCAAGCCTAAACTCaggaccccccaccccgcccgtcCTCCCCCAACTTCAGGGCGAAGGCGTTGTCTGTGATGGTGCCTTTGGGCCCGCGGAAGGATTTGCAGGTTTTTCCAACTCCACTCCGCGAGCAGCAACCCACCCGGAAGTCAGAGAGTCAGGAGACCTAGTGCCAGGGATTGCGGAGCTGATCCAGGAGGGGCCTGAGCCCCCAGAAAGCGAAGAGGCTCCAAATCACCTCTCTTTCCCGAGTCCACCTTTCTCGTCCCAGAATGCACTTGTGGTTCCAGAGGAGGCAGAAGACCGACAGGAAAGCAGAGGAGCCCAGGTGGTGGTCACAAGCCCCAGCTCTCCAACACCAAGCCCCCCGCCTCTGCCGTCACCCATCCCTGAGAATGAGCTCCCCCTGGAAGAAATCGAGCTCAACATCAGCGaaatcccaccaccaccacctgtagAGGTGGACGTGAGAAGCATCGGGATCCGCGTCACGGAGGAAAGCCTGGGCCTTGCCTCCCTGGATCCTGGCAGCATCTCCAGCCTGAAGCAGCAAATCTCCGACCTTGAAGGCGAACTGTCTGGAAGAACTGAGGAACTGGCCCAGGTCAGAGCTGCCCTCCAGCGGCAGGAAGAGGAAATCAAGGCGAGGGGGCAGAGGATTCAAGAGCTAGAGTGCACTGTAGCTCAACTGGTAGAAAAGCTTAACGGAGGGAACACCAAAGATGCTCAGGGCCAGACTGATGCCATGGTCGGCACTGATCCCCTGCAGGGGCTCTTGACCAGGCAGTCGTGTGACAAGAGCATTGGGGTCAGCTTTCTGGGCAGCGTGGGATCTGGAAGCTGGGGAGCCAGGGGAGAGGGGAATGGCCCCCTGTGGGGGCGAGAAAGTCACACACGAGGGGATGGGAGCCCAGCAGGACTCGTGTCACCACCCCAGCCGTCAATGCCACAGGGCTCAGAGACGGTCCTCATGCCTTCTTCACACAGCTGCCTCTCCACTGAGCTCAGGATCGAAGAGGGAGGTTCTGAGCAGGCAGGAGGTTCTTCGGTGGGAATTAAGGGTCTGGACAGAGGAGTAGGAGGATCTCCAGGGAGTGCTGAGAGAAAGGCTCCCccagcagggagggaggaggctggtCCAGAGCTGTCAGGGAAGGAGCGCCCTggaaggccaccaggctcccccaccgaTGCCACTATTGGACAGTACGTTAAGAAGATCCAAGAGCTCCTGCAGGAGCAGTGGAGCTGCCTGGAACACGGGTACCCTGAGCTGGCCCGCGCCATCAAGCAGCCTGCCTCCAAACTCAGCAGCATCCAGAGCCAGCTACAGAGCTCCCTCAACCTGCTTCTGTCTGCCTACTCGGCCCAGGCTCCACCCCAGAAGgagcccccaggcccctcctcctccccaccaatGG AGATCTCCCCGTCGACCAGCCTTAaatccataatgaaaaagaaagactatGGCTTCCGTGCAGGAGGTAATGGGACCAAAAAGAACCTTCAGTTTGTTGGGGTTAACGGTGG CTATGAGACCACCTCGAGTGAGGAGACCAGTGGTGAGGACAGCTCCCCAGAAGACTTGTCTGACAGCGAGGCTGAGAAGAAATGTGATGGCCCAGAACCCAGCCAGGGCAAGGATGCCCACCTCAGCTGTAGGGTGGGCCAGGGCACCCATGAGGGCACCCACGACACAGACCAGGAAACTGGGCCTGGTGAAGAGCTCCCCCATCCCAAGACTGAGAG atataaACCCTCAGAAGAATTCCTTAATGCATGCCGGGCATTGAGCCAACATCTGCCAGAAACTGGGACGACCACTGACCAGCTCTTG AAGCAGAGCTTGAACACCATCAGTCAAGAGTGGTTCCGCATCTCCAGCCGGAAGTCATCCAGCCCTGCTGTAGTGGCCGCCTACCTCCGCGGGGTCCAGCCTCACTCCCCACACTTGCTAAAGCTGCTTGTCAATCTGGCTGATGGCAATGGGAACACAGCTCTTCACTACAGTGTGTCCCACTCTAACTTCTCCATCGTGAAGCTGCTGCTGGAGACAG GTGTCTGCAATGTGGACCATCAGAACAAAGCTGGCTACACTGCTGTGATGATCACTCCCCTGGCTTCTGCTGAGACCGATGAAGACATGGCTGTTGTCTGGAAGCTCTTAAGAGAAGGGAATGTGAACATCCAAGCTACTCAG GGGGGCCAGACGGCACTGATGCTGGGTGTCAGCCACGACAGGGGGGACATGGTCCAGGCACTGCTGAGCTGCCAGGCAGATGTCAACCTGCAGGACCATGATGGATCATCCGCCCTCATGCTGGCCTGTTGCCATGGCAACACGGACATGGTGCGGCTGCTCCTGGCACATCCAGCCTGCGACAGCAGCCTGACTGACAAG
- the KANK4 gene encoding KN motif and ankyrin repeat domain-containing protein 4 isoform X2 produces the protein MRRKTLQRATPTRWRPHMASIWTWTSSKISPSTSLKSIMKKKDYGFRAGGNGTKKNLQFVGVNGGYETTSSEETSGEDSSPEDLSDSEAEKKCDGPEPSQGKDAHLSCRVGQGTHEGTHDTDQETGPGEELPHPKTERYKPSEEFLNACRALSQHLPETGTTTDQLLKQSLNTISQEWFRISSRKSSSPAVVAAYLRGVQPHSPHLLKLLVNLADGNGNTALHYSVSHSNFSIVKLLLETGVCNVDHQNKAGYTAVMITPLASAETDEDMAVVWKLLREGNVNIQATQGGQTALMLGVSHDRGDMVQALLSCQADVNLQDHDGSSALMLACCHGNTDMVRLLLAHPACDSSLTDKAGQTALSIALKSPAHVEIAGLLRAHSKQGRPLGP, from the exons ATGAGGAGAAAGACCCTCCAAAGAGCCACCCCTACTCGGTGGAGACCCCATATGGCTTCCATTTGGACCTGGACTTCCTCAA AGATCTCCCCGTCGACCAGCCTTAaatccataatgaaaaagaaagactatGGCTTCCGTGCAGGAGGTAATGGGACCAAAAAGAACCTTCAGTTTGTTGGGGTTAACGGTGG CTATGAGACCACCTCGAGTGAGGAGACCAGTGGTGAGGACAGCTCCCCAGAAGACTTGTCTGACAGCGAGGCTGAGAAGAAATGTGATGGCCCAGAACCCAGCCAGGGCAAGGATGCCCACCTCAGCTGTAGGGTGGGCCAGGGCACCCATGAGGGCACCCACGACACAGACCAGGAAACTGGGCCTGGTGAAGAGCTCCCCCATCCCAAGACTGAGAG atataaACCCTCAGAAGAATTCCTTAATGCATGCCGGGCATTGAGCCAACATCTGCCAGAAACTGGGACGACCACTGACCAGCTCTTG AAGCAGAGCTTGAACACCATCAGTCAAGAGTGGTTCCGCATCTCCAGCCGGAAGTCATCCAGCCCTGCTGTAGTGGCCGCCTACCTCCGCGGGGTCCAGCCTCACTCCCCACACTTGCTAAAGCTGCTTGTCAATCTGGCTGATGGCAATGGGAACACAGCTCTTCACTACAGTGTGTCCCACTCTAACTTCTCCATCGTGAAGCTGCTGCTGGAGACAG GTGTCTGCAATGTGGACCATCAGAACAAAGCTGGCTACACTGCTGTGATGATCACTCCCCTGGCTTCTGCTGAGACCGATGAAGACATGGCTGTTGTCTGGAAGCTCTTAAGAGAAGGGAATGTGAACATCCAAGCTACTCAG GGGGGCCAGACGGCACTGATGCTGGGTGTCAGCCACGACAGGGGGGACATGGTCCAGGCACTGCTGAGCTGCCAGGCAGATGTCAACCTGCAGGACCATGATGGATCATCCGCCCTCATGCTGGCCTGTTGCCATGGCAACACGGACATGGTGCGGCTGCTCCTGGCACATCCAGCCTGCGACAGCAGCCTGACTGACAAG